The Rubrobacter naiadicus genome contains a region encoding:
- a CDS encoding nucleobase:cation symporter-2 family protein: MDRGVGGGRDPVDEVLPVGKMAVFGLQHVLAMYAGVIAVPLIIASAIGLPEREVTYITAASFFVCGVATLIQSVGFWRVGIRLPIVQGTSFVTVSPMIAIGGHYGLKGIYGSVIAAGVFGFLISPYYSKLLRFFPPVVSGSVITVIGLSLTPVAIGWAAGGQPGQKGYGAPENILVALITLVLVLAITRFFGGFIGRIAVLLGLVIGTVIAAFFGMVDISGVGKAGWFGVTTPFHYGLPAFHLVPIVTMMLAMLVIMVETTSDMLAIGEIVGKPLREGEEERLADGLRADSLSTVIGGVLNTYPFSAFAQNVGLVRYTNLKSRFIVAAGGVILVLLGLFPKFAALVTAIPLPVLGGAGLVLFGTVAASGVQTLSRVDLSDNRNITIVAVSLALGILPGAAPTFYDKLPEWVQVVFGSGITSASIAAIVLNVGFHILGGGTGRRPAPATEAVEHAQQAEEV; this comes from the coding sequence ATGGATCGGGGAGTAGGCGGGGGCAGGGATCCGGTAGACGAGGTATTGCCGGTTGGAAAGATGGCGGTCTTCGGGCTGCAGCACGTCCTGGCGATGTACGCCGGGGTGATAGCGGTACCGTTGATCATCGCATCGGCGATAGGGTTGCCGGAGCGGGAGGTGACGTACATAACGGCGGCGAGTTTCTTCGTGTGCGGGGTGGCGACCCTGATCCAGAGCGTCGGGTTCTGGAGGGTCGGGATACGGTTGCCGATCGTGCAGGGGACCTCGTTCGTGACGGTGAGCCCGATGATAGCCATCGGGGGGCACTATGGGTTGAAAGGGATCTACGGTTCGGTGATCGCGGCGGGGGTCTTCGGGTTTCTCATCAGCCCGTACTACTCGAAGCTCCTGCGGTTCTTCCCGCCGGTGGTGAGTGGGTCGGTGATCACGGTGATCGGGCTTTCCCTGACGCCGGTGGCGATAGGCTGGGCCGCCGGGGGACAGCCGGGGCAGAAGGGCTACGGCGCGCCGGAGAACATCCTGGTCGCGCTCATCACGCTGGTCCTGGTGCTCGCCATCACACGCTTCTTCGGCGGGTTCATAGGCAGGATAGCTGTTCTGCTCGGGCTGGTGATCGGGACGGTCATCGCCGCGTTCTTCGGGATGGTGGACATAAGCGGGGTCGGGAAGGCCGGCTGGTTCGGGGTGACGACCCCGTTCCACTACGGGCTTCCTGCCTTCCATCTCGTTCCCATCGTAACGATGATGCTCGCGATGCTCGTCATAATGGTCGAGACGACCTCCGACATGCTCGCGATCGGCGAGATCGTGGGCAAGCCTCTGCGGGAAGGAGAAGAGGAACGGCTCGCGGACGGCCTGAGGGCCGACAGCCTCTCGACGGTCATCGGGGGAGTTCTCAACACCTACCCGTTCAGCGCCTTCGCGCAGAACGTCGGGCTCGTCCGCTACACCAACCTCAAGAGCCGCTTCATCGTCGCTGCGGGCGGGGTCATCCTGGTGCTGCTCGGGCTCTTCCCCAAGTTCGCCGCGCTGGTCACCGCGATCCCGCTGCCGGTCCTCGGCGGGGCCGGGCTCGTGCTCTTCGGGACCGTGGCCGCCTCCGGGGTGCAGACGCTCTCGCGGGTGGACCTCTCGGACAACCGCAACATCACTATCGTGGCGGTGAGCCTCGCGCTCGGCATCCTCCCTGGTGCCGCTCCGACCTTCTACGACAAGCTCCCCGAGTGGGTGCAGGTCGTCTTCGGCAGCGGGATCACCTCCGCGAGCATCGCGGCGATAGTCCTCAACGTCGGCTTCCACATCCTCGGGGGAGGGACTGGGAGACGGCCCGCACCCGCGACCGAGGCCGTCGAGCACGCGCAACAGGCGGAGGAGGTCTAG
- the uraD gene encoding 2-oxo-4-hydroxy-4-carboxy-5-ureidoimidazoline decarboxylase, whose protein sequence is MSGGTTLREVNALSREEFVERFGSLFEHSPWVAWRAWEERPFGSVAELEAALHRAVQEASREEKLALIRAHPELAVPEGDLTPESEREQRSAGLDGLEEGERKEFLRLNRAYRERFGFPYVVCVREHTKDSILEDARRRLAGEREEEMENALGEIAKISSLRLRDMLEGDDGE, encoded by the coding sequence GTGTCGGGGGGGACGACGCTCCGGGAGGTGAACGCGCTCTCACGCGAGGAGTTCGTGGAGAGGTTCGGATCCCTCTTCGAGCACTCGCCCTGGGTGGCCTGGCGGGCGTGGGAGGAGCGGCCGTTCGGGAGCGTGGCGGAGCTCGAGGCGGCGTTGCACCGGGCGGTGCAGGAGGCTTCGCGGGAGGAGAAGCTCGCCCTGATCCGGGCGCACCCCGAGCTCGCCGTCCCCGAGGGCGATCTCACCCCCGAGTCGGAGCGCGAGCAGCGCTCGGCCGGGCTCGACGGGCTGGAGGAGGGAGAGCGCAAGGAGTTCCTCCGGCTCAACCGGGCCTACCGGGAGAGGTTCGGCTTCCCCTATGTAGTGTGCGTCAGGGAGCACACCAAGGACTCGATCCTCGAAGATGCCCGCCGGCGGCTCGCGGGCGAGAGAGAGGAGGAGATGGAGAACGCGCTCGGGGAGATCGCCAAGATCTCCTCGCTGCGGCTCAGGGACATGCTGGAAGGAGATGATGGAGAGTGA
- the pucL gene encoding factor-independent urate hydroxylase, which translates to MTQAKKGGKVALGTCNYGKSDIRLVKVFRDGERHDLTEVHVDVMLFGDFEGIYRDGDNTGALATDTMRNTVYALAKDHLEKDEIERFGMRLVEHFIEAGPLVRRARIEFTEHPWERIEVDGRPHEHSFVRAAGVRTARVEGDEDGRMHIEAGIDDLVVLKTTNSGWEGYLHERFTTLPETNDRILSTVVTANWEYNTTEADFSGVWRGVREQILATLTDHYSPSVQNTLYRMGEAVLERFPEIERIHFSLPNRHHILYDLERFGIENEGVVFHADAEPYGLIEGAVERSS; encoded by the coding sequence GTGACGCAGGCTAAGAAAGGCGGTAAGGTCGCGCTCGGCACCTGCAACTACGGCAAGTCGGACATCCGGCTCGTCAAGGTCTTCCGGGACGGAGAGAGGCACGACCTCACCGAGGTGCACGTCGACGTGATGCTCTTCGGCGATTTCGAGGGCATCTACCGAGACGGGGACAACACCGGGGCGCTCGCCACCGACACCATGCGCAATACCGTCTACGCGCTGGCGAAGGATCACCTGGAGAAGGACGAGATAGAGCGCTTCGGAATGAGGCTCGTCGAGCACTTCATAGAAGCCGGGCCGCTCGTGCGCCGCGCCCGGATAGAGTTCACCGAGCATCCCTGGGAGCGCATCGAGGTCGATGGCAGGCCGCACGAGCATTCCTTCGTCCGCGCCGCCGGGGTGCGCACGGCGCGGGTGGAGGGCGACGAGGACGGACGGATGCACATCGAGGCCGGGATCGACGACCTGGTGGTCCTCAAAACCACCAACTCCGGCTGGGAGGGATACCTGCACGAGCGTTTCACGACGCTGCCGGAGACGAACGACAGGATCCTCTCGACCGTCGTCACCGCGAACTGGGAGTACAACACCACCGAGGCGGACTTCTCCGGCGTCTGGCGCGGGGTCAGAGAGCAGATCCTCGCGACGCTCACCGACCACTACAGCCCCTCGGTCCAGAACACCCTCTACCGCATGGGCGAGGCGGTGCTGGAGCGTTTCCCGGAGATAGAGCGCATCCACTTCTCGCTCCCCAACCGCCACCACATCCTCTACGATCTCGAGCGCTTCGGGATCGAGAACGAGGGCGTCGTCTTCCACGCCGACGCCGAGCCCTACGGCCTGATCGAGGGTGCCGTGGAGAGGTCCTCTTGA
- the uraH gene encoding hydroxyisourate hydrolase, translating into MSGYLTTHVLDTARGRPARGLRVELFRLAGGAREHVKTLTTNADGRTDEPLLEPERFGRGTYEIVFHVGEYFGGAGFLDEVPVRFSVEEPEEHYHVPLLVSPYSYTTYRGS; encoded by the coding sequence TTGAGCGGCTACCTGACCACCCACGTGCTGGATACCGCCCGCGGCCGCCCGGCGCGGGGCCTCAGGGTGGAGCTCTTCCGCCTCGCGGGCGGAGCGCGGGAGCACGTGAAGACCCTCACGACCAACGCCGACGGGCGCACCGACGAGCCGCTCCTCGAGCCGGAGCGCTTCGGGCGCGGCACCTACGAGATCGTCTTCCACGTCGGGGAGTACTTCGGCGGGGCGGGCTTCCTGGACGAGGTCCCGGTGCGCTTCTCGGTCGAGGAGCCGGAGGAGCACTACCACGTCCCCCTCCTCGTCTCCCCCTACTCGTACACCACCTACCGGGGGAGCTAG
- the allB gene encoding allantoinase AllB has translation MAAFDLIVRGGTVVREDGCRVADVGVADGVVSAVGPELEGGAREEIDARGLLVLPGAIDAHVHFNEPGRTGWEGFASGTRALAAGGTTLGVEMPLNAYPPTTDAGSFDLKLAAAERSAFVDFALWGGIVPGKVDRMEELAERGVAGFKAFMSATGTPDFEAADDLTLYEGMREAARLGLPVLVHAENRRITDALSHRAASTLRTTMRDYLDSRPVIAELEAISRAILFASEVGCSLHVVHVSTGRGVALVAEARSRGVDVTCETCPHYLLLTDEDAGRIGAAAKCAPPLRPREEVEALWEAVLSGDVSFVTSDHSPCPPEMKAGEDMFRVWGGISGCQSLLAAILTEGHHRRGIPLERVAELLSGAVARRFGFAGKGGIGEGNDADLVLVDPGEDFTLREEDLQYRHPISLYVGMRFRGRVVRTLVRGRTVFAEGKVAPEPAGRFVRPQREKGER, from the coding sequence TTGGCGGCCTTCGACCTCATCGTGCGCGGCGGGACGGTGGTGCGCGAGGACGGCTGCAGGGTGGCGGACGTCGGTGTTGCCGACGGCGTCGTCTCCGCCGTGGGCCCGGAGCTCGAGGGCGGGGCCCGCGAGGAGATAGACGCCCGGGGCCTCCTCGTCCTCCCCGGCGCGATCGACGCCCACGTCCACTTCAACGAGCCCGGGCGCACCGGCTGGGAGGGTTTTGCGAGCGGGACCCGCGCGCTCGCCGCCGGGGGGACGACCCTCGGCGTGGAGATGCCGCTCAACGCCTACCCGCCCACGACCGACGCCGGGAGCTTCGACCTCAAGCTCGCCGCGGCGGAGAGGTCGGCCTTCGTGGACTTCGCGCTGTGGGGCGGGATCGTGCCGGGCAAGGTGGACCGGATGGAGGAGCTCGCCGAACGCGGGGTCGCCGGGTTCAAGGCGTTCATGTCCGCGACCGGCACCCCGGACTTCGAGGCCGCAGACGATCTCACCCTCTACGAGGGGATGCGCGAGGCCGCGCGTCTCGGACTTCCCGTCCTCGTCCACGCGGAGAACCGCCGGATCACCGACGCCCTCTCACACCGGGCCGCCTCGACTTTGCGCACCACGATGCGCGACTATCTGGACTCCCGGCCCGTAATAGCCGAGCTCGAGGCCATAAGCCGCGCCATCCTCTTCGCCTCCGAGGTTGGCTGCTCGCTGCACGTCGTCCACGTGAGCACCGGGCGCGGGGTCGCGCTCGTGGCCGAGGCCCGCTCGCGCGGGGTCGACGTCACCTGTGAGACCTGCCCGCACTACCTCCTCCTCACCGACGAGGACGCCGGGAGGATCGGGGCCGCCGCCAAGTGCGCCCCGCCGCTGCGCCCCCGCGAGGAGGTCGAGGCCCTCTGGGAGGCGGTGCTCTCGGGCGACGTCTCGTTCGTCACCTCCGACCACTCGCCCTGCCCGCCGGAGATGAAGGCCGGGGAGGACATGTTCCGGGTGTGGGGTGGGATCTCCGGCTGCCAGTCGCTGCTCGCGGCGATTCTCACCGAGGGGCATCACCGGCGGGGGATCCCCCTCGAGAGGGTCGCGGAGCTGCTCTCCGGGGCGGTGGCCCGGCGCTTCGGTTTCGCGGGGAAGGGCGGGATCGGGGAGGGGAACGACGCCGACCTCGTGCTCGTGGACCCCGGGGAGGATTTCACCCTGCGGGAGGAAGACCTCCAGTACCGGCACCCGATCAGCCTGTACGTCGGGATGCGCTTCCGGGGGCGGGTGGTGAGGACCCTCGTGCGCGGGAGGACCGTCTTCGCGGAGGGGAAGGTCGCCCCGGAGCCCGCGGGGAGGTTCGTGAGACCACAGAGAGAGAAAGGAGAGCGATGA
- a CDS encoding DUF3830 family protein yields the protein MSDVRITVGPYEFLARWESERCPRTCEAFEKLLPYRQKIIHVRWSGEACWIPLGDYDLGVGFEDATSVPQAGEILFYPGGYSETEILFPYYGTVFKSKLGVIAGNHLLTVTEGHENLRPMGEKVLWEGAQDIVFEKA from the coding sequence ATGAGCGACGTCAGGATCACGGTCGGGCCCTACGAATTCCTCGCCCGCTGGGAGAGCGAGCGGTGCCCCAGGACCTGCGAGGCCTTCGAGAAGCTTTTGCCCTACCGGCAGAAGATCATCCACGTGAGGTGGAGCGGGGAGGCCTGCTGGATCCCCCTCGGGGACTACGACCTCGGGGTGGGCTTCGAGGACGCCACCAGCGTCCCGCAGGCCGGGGAGATCCTCTTCTACCCCGGCGGCTACTCGGAGACCGAGATCCTCTTCCCCTACTACGGGACGGTCTTCAAGAGCAAGCTCGGCGTGATCGCTGGAAACCACCTGCTCACCGTGACCGAGGGTCACGAGAACCTGCGCCCGATGGGCGAGAAGGTCCTCTGGGAGGGCGCGCAGGACATCGTCTTCGAGAAAGCCTGA
- a CDS encoding aspartate/ornithine carbamoyltransferase family protein, protein MQKEALRDAAKLPSIRSLVRAVDFEGRSLHSINDLTNDQIYALFELARSLEPFHRSSVDLLRGSVMVTLFFQPSTRTRMSFETAMHRLGGAVVTEANPLVSSSAAKEESLADTMRTISKYANVIVLRHPDDVAAREGASYAEAPVINGGWGDWEHPTQALLDLYTLWRTHGSVEGAKVVVATPDMVHARTGHSMAYGLARLGAEVTLASRRDYRAPEEVIEGLRRVEGAKVREVFDLDQDGFNDLISEVDLVYLPGCSAPKGEAAEEFKKMMDEYYVRLETLEKVRESEGRIIRVTHTLPRRPGEMDLRIDDTPHQQYFEAITYSVAIRMALVAAIVGA, encoded by the coding sequence ATGCAGAAAGAGGCGTTGAGGGACGCGGCGAAGTTGCCCTCCATCCGCTCGCTCGTGCGAGCGGTGGACTTCGAGGGCAGGAGCCTCCACTCCATAAACGACCTGACGAACGACCAGATCTACGCGCTCTTCGAGCTCGCCCGGTCGCTCGAGCCCTTCCACCGATCCTCGGTGGACCTCCTCAGGGGCAGCGTGATGGTCACGCTCTTCTTCCAGCCGAGCACCCGCACCCGGATGAGCTTCGAGACCGCGATGCACCGGCTCGGCGGGGCGGTGGTGACCGAGGCGAACCCGCTCGTCTCCTCCTCGGCGGCCAAGGAGGAGTCGCTCGCGGACACGATGCGCACGATCTCCAAGTACGCCAACGTGATCGTGCTCAGGCACCCGGACGACGTCGCCGCCCGCGAGGGGGCCTCCTACGCCGAAGCCCCGGTCATAAACGGCGGCTGGGGCGACTGGGAGCACCCCACCCAGGCGCTTCTGGACCTCTACACCCTCTGGCGCACCCACGGCAGCGTCGAGGGGGCGAAGGTCGTCGTCGCCACCCCGGACATGGTCCACGCCCGCACCGGCCACTCGATGGCCTACGGGCTCGCCCGGCTCGGCGCGGAGGTGACGCTCGCCTCCCGCAGGGACTACCGGGCCCCGGAGGAGGTCATCGAGGGGCTGCGCCGGGTCGAGGGGGCGAAGGTGCGGGAGGTCTTCGACCTCGACCAGGACGGCTTCAACGACCTGATCTCCGAGGTGGACCTCGTCTACCTGCCGGGCTGCAGCGCCCCCAAGGGCGAGGCCGCCGAGGAGTTCAAGAAGATGATGGACGAGTACTACGTCCGGCTCGAGACGCTGGAGAAGGTCCGGGAGAGCGAGGGCCGCATCATAAGGGTCACCCACACCCTACCGCGCCGTCCGGGCGAGATGGACCTGCGCATCGACGACACCCCGCACCAGCAGTACTTCGAGGCCATAACCTACAGCGTCGCGATCCGGATGGCCCTCGTCGCCGCGATCGTGG